A single region of the Actinoplanes sp. SE50/110 genome encodes:
- the argB gene encoding acetylglutamate kinase gives MTPLEKAGILIEALPWLERFHGATIVIKYGGNAMIDPELQRAFAADMVFLRHVGIKPVVVHGGGPQINRMLQRVGIESEFRGGLRVTTPETMEIVRMVLTGQVGRELVGLINQHGPYAVGLSGEDARLFTAVRRGATIDGEQVDIGLVGDVDRVDTSAVDDLIAAGRIPVIATVAPDADGLAHNVNADTAASALAVALGARKLVVLTDVPGLYTNWPDTSSLTSEIDADALARLLPGLESGMVPKMEACLRAVRGGVPSAHVVDGRVAHSTLLEIFTEEGFGTMVVPS, from the coding sequence ATGACCCCGCTGGAGAAGGCGGGCATCCTGATCGAGGCGCTCCCATGGCTGGAGCGCTTCCACGGCGCGACGATCGTGATCAAGTACGGCGGCAACGCCATGATCGACCCGGAGCTGCAGCGCGCCTTCGCCGCCGACATGGTCTTCCTGCGGCATGTGGGGATCAAGCCGGTCGTGGTCCACGGCGGCGGGCCGCAGATCAACCGGATGCTCCAGCGGGTCGGCATCGAGTCGGAGTTCCGCGGCGGCCTGCGGGTCACCACCCCGGAGACGATGGAGATCGTCCGGATGGTGCTCACCGGCCAGGTCGGCCGGGAGCTGGTCGGCCTGATCAACCAGCACGGGCCGTACGCGGTGGGCCTGTCCGGCGAGGACGCCCGGCTGTTCACCGCGGTCCGCCGGGGCGCCACGATCGACGGCGAGCAGGTCGACATCGGCCTGGTCGGCGACGTCGACCGGGTGGACACCTCCGCGGTCGACGATCTCATCGCGGCCGGCCGGATCCCGGTGATCGCCACGGTCGCCCCGGACGCCGACGGGCTGGCGCACAACGTGAACGCCGACACCGCCGCCTCCGCGCTGGCCGTCGCACTCGGCGCCCGCAAGCTCGTGGTGCTCACCGACGTGCCCGGCCTTTACACCAACTGGCCGGACACTTCCTCGTTGACCAGCGAGATCGACGCCGACGCGCTCGCCAGGCTGCTGCCCGGCCTGGAGTCCGGGATGGTCCCCAAGATGGAGGCCTGCCTGCGCGCGGTGCGCGGCGGGGTCCCGTCGGCACACGTCGTCGACGGCCGGGTCGCCCACTCGACGCTGCTCGAAATCTTCACGGAAGAAGGATTCGGTACCATGGTGGTCCCCTCATGA
- a CDS encoding acetylornithine transaminase: MTTLVERWQQSMMNNYGTPAIALVKGEGAVLTAEDGRRYVDFLGGIAVNALGHAHPAVVAAVTQQIQQVGHVSNLYIAEPPVALAELLLALAGRTGRVLFCNSGAEANEAAFKISRLTGRTHIVATDGAFHGRTMGALALTGQPAKQDPFRPLPGDVTHIAYGDVAALAAAVTGETAMVILEPIQGENGVVVPPPGYLAAAREICTRNGALLTLDEVQTGIGRTGHWFHHQGEGVEPDLVTLAKGLGGGLPLGACLAFGTAADLLTPGSHGTTFGGNPVSCAAGLAVVRTIAGEGLLDHVKRVGEQLRRGIEGLRHPFVKQVRGAGLLLGIVLNQPNAAEIAARLLDAGFLVNAAKPDVIRLAPPLIISSDQADALIAALDGIR, from the coding sequence ATGACGACGCTCGTCGAACGCTGGCAGCAGTCCATGATGAACAACTACGGCACCCCGGCGATCGCTCTGGTCAAGGGTGAGGGCGCGGTGCTCACCGCCGAGGACGGCCGACGGTATGTCGACTTCCTCGGCGGGATCGCGGTCAACGCGCTCGGCCACGCCCACCCCGCCGTGGTGGCCGCCGTCACGCAGCAGATCCAGCAGGTCGGCCACGTCTCCAACCTGTACATCGCGGAGCCTCCGGTGGCCCTGGCCGAGCTGCTGCTGGCGTTGGCCGGCCGGACCGGCCGGGTGCTGTTCTGCAACTCCGGCGCCGAGGCCAACGAGGCCGCCTTCAAGATCTCCCGGCTGACCGGGCGCACCCACATCGTGGCGACCGACGGCGCGTTCCACGGGCGCACCATGGGTGCGCTCGCCCTGACCGGCCAGCCGGCGAAACAGGACCCGTTCCGGCCGCTGCCCGGCGACGTCACCCACATCGCGTACGGCGACGTCGCCGCCCTGGCGGCCGCCGTCACCGGTGAGACCGCCATGGTCATCCTGGAACCGATCCAGGGGGAGAACGGCGTGGTCGTGCCCCCGCCCGGTTACCTGGCCGCGGCCCGGGAGATCTGCACCCGCAACGGCGCGCTGCTCACCCTCGACGAGGTGCAGACCGGCATCGGCCGCACCGGCCACTGGTTCCACCACCAGGGCGAGGGTGTCGAGCCCGACCTGGTCACCCTGGCCAAGGGTCTCGGCGGCGGGCTGCCGCTGGGCGCCTGCCTGGCCTTCGGCACGGCCGCCGACCTGCTCACCCCGGGCTCGCACGGCACCACCTTCGGCGGGAACCCGGTCTCCTGCGCGGCCGGGCTCGCCGTGGTCCGCACGATCGCCGGCGAGGGCCTGCTCGATCACGTGAAGCGGGTCGGCGAGCAGCTGCGGCGAGGCATCGAGGGGCTGCGGCACCCGTTCGTCAAGCAGGTTCGTGGCGCGGGCCTGCTGCTCGGCATCGTGCTGAACCAGCCGAACGCCGCGGAGATCGCGGCGCGGCTGCTCGACGCCGGCTTCCTGGTGAACGCCGCCAAGCCGGACGTGATCCGGCTCGCCCCGCCCCTGATCATCTCCTCCGATCAGGCGGACGCCCTGATCGCTGCCCTGGACGGTATTCGGTGA
- the argF gene encoding ornithine carbamoyltransferase: MTLRHFLRDDDLSPQEQSDVLDLAVEMKASRFAFTPLAGPRSVAVFFDKASLRTRLSFEAGIAELGGQPIIVDTQNTHFGRGESLSDAGRVVSRYVAAMVYRTHGDERLAELASGVDVPVINALSDGYHPCQLLADLLTIRERFGTTRGRIIAYVGDAANNMAHSYLLAGATAGMHVRVAGPSGFDPSPSVVGRASEIAAWTGGSVEVFRDPREAADGAHVLATDTWTSMGQEEDGKDRLTPFRPYQINSGLLAVAAPDAIVLHCLPAHRGDEITDEVMDGPQSVVFDEAENRLHAQKALLTWLLAVNEK; the protein is encoded by the coding sequence GTGACCCTGCGCCACTTCCTCCGCGACGACGACCTGAGCCCCCAGGAGCAGTCGGACGTGCTCGACCTGGCCGTCGAGATGAAGGCCAGCCGGTTCGCCTTCACCCCGCTGGCCGGCCCGCGCTCGGTCGCGGTCTTCTTCGACAAGGCGAGCCTGCGCACCCGGCTGTCGTTCGAGGCGGGCATCGCCGAGCTGGGCGGCCAGCCGATCATCGTGGACACGCAGAACACGCACTTCGGCCGCGGCGAAAGCCTGTCCGACGCCGGCCGGGTCGTCTCCCGCTACGTCGCGGCGATGGTCTACCGCACGCACGGTGACGAGCGGCTGGCCGAGCTGGCCTCGGGCGTCGACGTACCGGTGATCAACGCACTGTCCGACGGATACCACCCGTGTCAGCTGCTCGCCGATCTGCTCACCATCCGTGAGCGGTTCGGGACGACCAGGGGCAGAATCATCGCGTACGTCGGTGACGCCGCGAACAACATGGCGCATTCCTACCTGCTGGCGGGCGCCACCGCCGGGATGCACGTCCGGGTGGCCGGGCCGTCCGGCTTCGATCCGTCGCCGTCGGTGGTCGGCCGCGCGTCCGAGATCGCGGCGTGGACCGGCGGGTCGGTCGAGGTGTTCCGCGATCCCCGCGAGGCTGCCGACGGGGCGCACGTGCTGGCCACCGACACGTGGACGTCGATGGGCCAGGAGGAGGACGGCAAGGACCGGCTCACCCCGTTCCGGCCGTACCAGATCAACAGCGGCCTGCTGGCGGTCGCCGCGCCCGACGCGATCGTGCTGCACTGCCTGCCCGCGCACCGCGGCGACGAGATCACCGACGAGGTGATGGACGGCCCGCAGAGCGTCGTCTTCGACGAGGCGGAGAACCGCCTGCACGCACAGAAGGCGCTGCTCACCTGGTTGCTGGCGGTAAACGAGAAGTGA
- a CDS encoding arginine repressor, translating to MTSAVTRAGRHARIVELIRGRTVRSQTELADLLAAEGVQVTQATLSRDLEELNAVKVSGAYLIPEDGKRPLRETTGQGPARLIRLLKELLTGVDSSGNIAVLRTPPGAAQFLASALDRSGLADVVGTIAGDDTILVVARDSGPTAGADLAEKLGNWSRSDTDREETR from the coding sequence GTGACTTCCGCGGTGACTCGTGCAGGCCGGCACGCCCGGATCGTCGAACTGATCCGGGGCCGGACCGTGCGCTCACAGACCGAGCTCGCCGACCTGCTCGCCGCCGAGGGCGTGCAGGTCACCCAGGCCACCCTCTCCCGGGACCTGGAGGAGCTGAACGCGGTCAAGGTCAGCGGCGCCTACCTGATCCCGGAGGACGGCAAGCGGCCGCTGCGCGAAACCACCGGCCAGGGCCCGGCCCGGCTGATCCGGCTGCTCAAGGAGCTGCTCACCGGCGTCGACTCGAGCGGCAACATCGCCGTGCTGCGCACCCCGCCGGGCGCCGCGCAGTTCCTGGCCAGCGCGCTGGACCGGTCGGGTCTCGCGGACGTGGTCGGCACCATCGCCGGTGACGACACGATCCTCGTGGTCGCCCGGGACAGCGGGCCCACGGCGGGCGCCGACCTCGCCGAGAAACTCGGCAACTGGAGCCGGTCGGACACCGACCGTGAGGAGACCCGATGA
- the argG gene encoding argininosuccinate synthase: protein MTKRKIVLAFSGGLDTSYALVDFREKGWEVVTANIDTGGLHSGEAEAVKARAEELGAVEHHVVDARAELYDRVVTYAIKANYLRNGAYPSCVGAERLIQAEKVVEVALRVGADAVAHGSTGAGADHVRYDAVIRALAPHLEIITPVRDERLVREEEAEFLRSRGFAVSEKVKKYSINEGLIGTSIGGEETYGSWEYLPEDAWTYTKSIDQAPETGVELHLTFDRGVVVDATVDGAPLVAADAPNYAILSELNVLGGAHGVGRGIHMGSTMVGNLARVGFEAPGMLILIAAHRELEKLVLSNRQQATKAQLGNTYGDLLHEAVYFDPIMDDFRAFLDSSQTRVTGTVRVKLHKGNIVLLGSSSPHSLLDAATRAGIVYGHGSSAWTGEQARAFAHMYAMPGSIARLAANPAP, encoded by the coding sequence ATGACCAAGCGCAAGATCGTGCTCGCCTTCTCCGGTGGACTGGACACCTCGTACGCCCTCGTGGATTTCCGCGAGAAGGGCTGGGAGGTGGTCACCGCCAACATCGACACCGGCGGCCTGCACAGCGGTGAGGCGGAGGCGGTCAAGGCCCGCGCCGAGGAACTGGGCGCGGTCGAGCACCACGTCGTCGACGCCCGCGCCGAGCTGTACGACCGGGTCGTCACCTACGCGATCAAGGCGAACTACCTGCGCAACGGCGCCTACCCGTCGTGCGTCGGCGCGGAACGCCTGATCCAGGCGGAGAAGGTCGTCGAGGTCGCCCTGCGGGTCGGCGCGGACGCCGTCGCCCACGGCTCCACCGGCGCCGGCGCCGACCACGTCCGGTACGACGCGGTGATCCGCGCCCTGGCCCCGCACCTGGAGATCATCACCCCGGTCCGGGACGAGCGCCTGGTCCGCGAGGAGGAGGCCGAGTTCCTGCGCAGCCGCGGCTTCGCGGTCAGCGAGAAGGTCAAGAAGTACTCGATCAACGAGGGCCTGATCGGCACCTCGATCGGCGGCGAGGAGACCTACGGCTCCTGGGAGTACCTCCCCGAGGACGCCTGGACGTACACGAAGTCGATCGACCAGGCTCCGGAGACCGGCGTCGAGCTGCACCTGACCTTCGACAGGGGCGTCGTGGTCGACGCGACCGTCGACGGCGCCCCGCTGGTCGCCGCCGACGCCCCGAACTACGCGATCCTCTCCGAGCTCAACGTGCTCGGTGGCGCCCACGGCGTCGGCCGCGGCATCCACATGGGCTCCACCATGGTGGGCAACCTGGCCCGGGTCGGGTTCGAGGCCCCCGGCATGCTGATCCTCATCGCCGCCCACCGCGAACTGGAGAAGCTGGTGCTGTCGAACCGGCAGCAGGCCACCAAGGCGCAGCTCGGCAACACGTACGGCGACCTGCTGCACGAGGCCGTCTACTTCGACCCGATCATGGACGACTTCCGCGCCTTCCTCGACTCCAGCCAGACCCGGGTCACCGGCACCGTCCGGGTGAAGCTGCACAAGGGCAACATCGTCCTGCTCGGCTCGTCCAGCCCGCACAGCCTGCTGGACGCCGCCACCCGGGCCGGCATCGTCTACGGCCACGGCTCGTCGGCCTGGACCGGCGAGCAGGCCCGGGCCTTCGCCCACATGTACGCGATGCCGGGCAGCATCGCCCGCCTCGCCGCCAACCCGGCGCCATAG
- a CDS encoding SigE family RNA polymerase sigma factor, which yields MAVSSDEEFTRFVAARLPALRRLAYHLCGDMHQADDLIQEAVTKLFVRWPLRDVGNLDGYLRTMLVRTFIDERRRGWWRIRLFAHPGDDSLPGVVPASGDAFPIADRTDLQAALARLPRRQQAVLVLRFLYDQPIDVVATMLGCSSGTVKSQTARGLAAMRTLIGDPPAGTGPVGAGSAGTGSAGTGSAGAGSGGTGSVGTGSAGTGSVDAVRGALR from the coding sequence GTGGCTGTCTCCTCGGATGAGGAGTTCACCCGTTTCGTCGCGGCCCGGCTGCCTGCGTTGCGCCGTCTCGCCTACCACCTGTGCGGAGACATGCACCAGGCCGACGACCTGATCCAGGAGGCCGTCACCAAACTCTTCGTCCGCTGGCCCTTGCGGGACGTCGGCAACCTCGACGGATACCTGCGCACCATGCTGGTGCGGACCTTCATCGACGAGCGTCGGCGCGGGTGGTGGCGGATCCGGCTGTTCGCCCACCCCGGCGACGATTCCCTGCCCGGGGTCGTGCCGGCGTCCGGCGACGCCTTCCCGATCGCCGACCGGACCGACCTGCAGGCGGCTCTGGCCCGCCTGCCGCGGCGCCAGCAGGCGGTGCTGGTTCTCCGATTCCTGTACGACCAGCCGATCGACGTCGTCGCCACCATGCTCGGCTGCTCGAGCGGCACGGTGAAGAGTCAGACGGCCCGCGGACTGGCCGCGATGCGCACCTTGATCGGCGATCCGCCGGCCGGCACCGGTCCGGTCGGCGCCGGCTCGGCCGGCACTGGTTCGGCCGGCACTGGTTCGGCTGGCGCGGGTTCGGGCGGCACTGGTTCGGTCGGTACCGGTTCGGCCGGCACTGGTTCGGTCGACGCCGTGAGGGGAGCGCTGCGGTGA
- a CDS encoding SCO0607 family lipoprotein, with translation MRHDQWDPRGPGGRLLTVATVAAMTLACLVLSGCTFQDAECSDGEYPAAQVDGPGSYCVPDGQEPDPGFVRYPAGRVPRHVGDEWDVYWQSHRLDAQGNEIPDGPRPAVSVAVSPSR, from the coding sequence ATGCGACATGATCAGTGGGACCCGCGTGGCCCTGGCGGGCGCCTGCTCACCGTCGCGACGGTGGCGGCGATGACGCTGGCCTGCCTGGTCCTGAGCGGCTGCACGTTCCAGGATGCGGAGTGCAGCGACGGGGAGTATCCGGCGGCGCAGGTGGACGGCCCGGGAAGCTACTGCGTCCCCGATGGACAGGAGCCCGATCCGGGATTCGTCCGTTACCCGGCCGGCAGAGTGCCCCGGCACGTCGGGGACGAATGGGATGTCTACTGGCAGTCGCATCGGCTCGACGCACAGGGCAACGAGATCCCGGACGGTCCACGGCCGGCGGTGAGTGTCGCGGTCTCGCCGTCCCGCTGA
- a CDS encoding YdeI family protein has product MADVELIVTDAEALRAWLTDHHATSPGVWLALTRKGGTATTLTWQQAVDEALCFGWIDGQARKGDDALSWIRFTPRRPRSAWSQRNVANVTRLEAAGRMTPAGRAAVEAAQADGRWAAAYAPPSEAEVPDDLAAAIAADPAAQAMFDVLTRGNRFALIYRVNAVKRPETRARKITEIVAMLARHETFHPQKAKPAPQP; this is encoded by the coding sequence ATGGCCGACGTTGAACTGATCGTCACCGACGCCGAGGCGCTGCGCGCATGGCTGACCGACCACCATGCGACCTCACCCGGCGTGTGGCTGGCCCTCACCAGGAAGGGCGGCACGGCCACGACCCTGACGTGGCAGCAGGCGGTCGACGAAGCCCTGTGCTTCGGCTGGATCGACGGCCAGGCCCGCAAGGGCGACGACGCCCTGTCCTGGATCCGCTTCACCCCACGCCGGCCCCGCAGCGCCTGGTCCCAGCGCAACGTCGCGAACGTCACCCGCCTGGAGGCCGCCGGCCGGATGACCCCGGCCGGCCGTGCCGCGGTCGAGGCGGCCCAGGCCGACGGCCGCTGGGCCGCCGCCTACGCCCCGCCCTCGGAGGCCGAGGTCCCCGACGACCTGGCCGCCGCGATCGCCGCCGACCCGGCCGCCCAGGCCATGTTCGACGTGCTGACCAGAGGCAACCGCTTCGCCCTGATCTACCGGGTCAACGCGGTGAAACGCCCGGAGACCCGGGCCCGCAAGATCACCGAGATCGTCGCCATGCTCGCCCGCCACGAGACCTTCCACCCCCAGAAGGCGAAACCGGCGCCGCAGCCGTAG
- the egtD gene encoding L-histidine N(alpha)-methyltransferase has product MTSLEKHLDERDLARSLRADVRDGLSADPKRLPPKWFYDARGSRLFEDITRLPEYYPTRTERAILSAAAAEIARLTDAKTLVELGSGSSEKTRLLLDAMLGRGTLGSFIPFDVSQSALAEAVDALSVTYPGLSITGVVGDFTRHLRHLPDGDSRLVAFLGGTIGNLIPAERSAFLGDLRSVLHAGEWLLLGTDLVKDPAVLVPAYDDAAGVTAEFNRNVLHVINRELRADFEPLAFEHVAAWDPDREWIEMRLRSVRAQTVRIEDLDLTVSYAAGEEMRTEISAKFRRERLAAELAAAGFALRHWWSDPQDWFGVSLAQAVTD; this is encoded by the coding sequence GTGACTTCGCTGGAGAAGCATCTCGACGAGCGTGACCTGGCCCGATCCCTGCGCGCCGACGTGCGCGACGGCCTGAGCGCCGACCCGAAACGGCTGCCGCCGAAATGGTTCTACGACGCCCGCGGCAGCCGGCTCTTCGAGGACATCACCCGGCTTCCGGAGTACTACCCGACCCGCACCGAACGCGCCATCCTGAGCGCGGCCGCCGCGGAGATCGCCCGGCTCACCGACGCGAAAACCCTCGTCGAACTCGGCTCCGGTTCATCGGAGAAGACCCGGCTGCTGCTCGACGCGATGCTGGGGCGGGGCACGCTCGGCTCCTTCATCCCGTTCGACGTGTCCCAGAGTGCCCTCGCTGAGGCCGTCGACGCGCTCAGCGTCACCTACCCCGGCCTGAGCATCACCGGCGTGGTCGGCGACTTCACCCGGCACCTGCGCCACCTGCCCGACGGCGACAGCCGCCTGGTCGCCTTCCTCGGCGGCACGATCGGCAACCTGATCCCGGCCGAGCGCTCCGCCTTCCTCGGCGACCTGCGCTCCGTGCTGCACGCGGGTGAGTGGCTGCTGCTCGGCACCGATCTGGTCAAGGACCCTGCCGTGCTGGTGCCCGCCTATGACGACGCGGCCGGCGTCACCGCGGAGTTCAACCGGAACGTGCTGCATGTCATCAACCGCGAGCTGCGGGCCGACTTTGAGCCACTCGCCTTCGAGCATGTGGCCGCCTGGGACCCGGATCGGGAATGGATCGAGATGCGGTTGCGGTCGGTGCGGGCGCAGACGGTGCGGATCGAGGATCTGGACCTGACCGTCTCGTATGCGGCGGGGGAGGAGATGCGGACCGAGATCTCGGCGAAGTTCCGGCGGGAGCGGCTTGCGGCGGAACTGGCGGCGGCGGGCTTCGCCCTCCGCCATTGGTGGTCCGACCCGCAGGACTGGTTCGGCGTCTCCCTGGCCCAGGCCGTCACTGATTGA
- the egtC gene encoding ergothioneine biosynthesis protein EgtC — protein sequence MCRHLAYLGPPEPLSAWVFDPPHALSHQAWAPRDMRGGGTINADGFGVGWYPPEGGPPVRYRSAMPIWSDPTLPRLAEVTRSGAVLAAVRSATEGMPVIATATAPLQDGRWLFSHNGVVRGFPGTLADLAAALPVEDLLTLDAPTDAAALFALVRHGLRAGKTAEEALLSVVTAVLRVAPDSRLNLLLTDGDRILATTAGHALAVRATGDAVLVASEPLDDHPAWRPLPDRRLLIATPAAVELGEL from the coding sequence ATGTGCCGCCACCTGGCCTACCTCGGGCCGCCCGAGCCACTGTCGGCGTGGGTGTTCGACCCGCCGCACGCGCTGTCGCACCAGGCCTGGGCACCACGTGACATGCGCGGCGGGGGCACCATCAACGCCGACGGGTTCGGCGTGGGGTGGTATCCGCCCGAGGGCGGGCCGCCGGTCCGGTATCGCAGCGCGATGCCGATCTGGAGCGATCCGACACTGCCCCGGCTCGCGGAGGTGACCAGGTCGGGGGCGGTGCTCGCGGCGGTCCGGTCGGCGACCGAGGGGATGCCGGTGATCGCGACGGCGACGGCGCCGCTCCAGGACGGGCGGTGGCTTTTCAGCCACAACGGGGTGGTCCGCGGTTTCCCCGGGACCCTCGCCGACCTGGCCGCCGCGCTTCCCGTCGAGGACCTGCTGACCCTCGACGCGCCGACCGATGCGGCCGCCCTGTTCGCTCTGGTACGCCATGGGCTGCGCGCCGGGAAGACCGCGGAGGAGGCACTCCTGTCCGTGGTCACCGCCGTGCTGCGGGTCGCGCCGGACTCCCGGCTGAACCTGCTGCTGACCGATGGTGATCGGATCCTGGCGACCACTGCCGGGCACGCGCTCGCCGTCCGGGCGACCGGCGACGCCGTGCTGGTCGCCTCCGAGCCCCTCGACGACCACCCCGCCTGGCGGCCGCTCCCGGACCGCCGGCTGTTGATCGCGACCCCCGCTGCGGTGGAATTAGGAGAGCTGTGA
- the egtB gene encoding ergothioneine biosynthesis protein EgtB, producing MINPDKNLIAAELERSRARTALLTDAVDDDDLVAQHSPLMSPLVWDLAHVGNQEELWLVRDVGGREPVRQDIDELYDAFQHARSDRPALPLLDPAEARRYIGQVRDKALDVLDRVRLDERPLLAGGFAFGMIVQHEQQHDETMLATHQLRGGSPVLSAPPPPPGDARVRGEVLIPGGPFTMGTDTDPWALDNERPAHTVEVPAFLIDATPVSNSDYLAFIDAGGYDDPRWWSARGWTHRHEAGLTAPMHWLRDGDAWLYRRFGRISPIAGDEPVVHVDYFEAEAYAAWAGKRLPTEAEWEKAARWDPATGRSRRFPWGDEPPGPEHANLGQRHLAPAPAGAYPAGASPLGVHQLIGDVWEWTSTDWHGYPGFRVFPYAEYSEVFFGGDYKVLRGGSFGTDAAACRGTFRNWDHPIRRQIFSGFRCARELV from the coding sequence ATGATCAACCCCGACAAGAACCTGATCGCCGCCGAATTGGAGCGATCGCGGGCCCGCACCGCCCTGCTGACCGACGCGGTCGACGACGACGACCTCGTCGCGCAGCACTCGCCGCTGATGTCGCCGCTGGTCTGGGACCTCGCGCACGTCGGCAACCAGGAGGAGCTCTGGCTGGTCCGGGACGTCGGCGGCCGCGAGCCGGTGCGTCAGGACATCGACGAGTTGTACGACGCGTTCCAGCACGCCCGCAGCGACCGCCCCGCCCTGCCGCTGCTCGACCCGGCCGAGGCGCGCCGATACATCGGCCAGGTGCGGGACAAGGCGCTCGACGTGCTCGACCGGGTGCGCCTGGACGAGCGGCCGCTGCTCGCCGGTGGCTTCGCGTTCGGCATGATCGTGCAACACGAGCAGCAGCACGACGAGACCATGCTCGCCACCCACCAGCTGCGCGGCGGCTCGCCGGTGCTCTCCGCCCCGCCGCCCCCGCCCGGGGACGCCCGGGTGCGCGGCGAGGTGCTGATCCCCGGCGGCCCGTTCACCATGGGCACCGACACCGACCCGTGGGCGCTGGACAACGAGCGGCCGGCGCACACCGTCGAGGTCCCGGCGTTCCTGATCGACGCCACCCCGGTGTCCAACAGTGACTACCTCGCCTTCATCGACGCCGGCGGCTACGACGACCCGCGCTGGTGGTCGGCGCGGGGCTGGACGCACCGGCACGAGGCCGGGCTGACCGCGCCGATGCACTGGCTGCGCGACGGTGACGCCTGGCTCTACCGGCGGTTCGGCCGGATCAGCCCGATCGCCGGCGACGAGCCGGTGGTGCACGTCGACTACTTCGAGGCCGAGGCGTACGCGGCCTGGGCCGGGAAACGGCTGCCCACCGAGGCCGAGTGGGAGAAGGCCGCCCGCTGGGACCCGGCGACCGGCCGCTCCCGCCGCTTCCCGTGGGGCGACGAGCCGCCCGGCCCGGAACACGCCAACCTCGGGCAGCGGCATCTCGCGCCGGCGCCGGCCGGGGCGTATCCGGCCGGCGCGTCGCCGCTGGGCGTGCACCAGCTGATCGGCGATGTCTGGGAATGGACATCGACCGACTGGCACGGCTATCCCGGATTCCGGGTGTTCCCGTACGCCGAGTACTCCGAGGTCTTCTTCGGCGGTGACTACAAGGTGCTGCGCGGCGGCTCGTTCGGCACCGACGCGGCCGCCTGCCGCGGCACGTTCCGCAACTGGGACCACCCGATCCGGCGGCAGATCTTCAGCGGCTTCCGGTGCGCGCGGGAGCTCGTCTGA
- the egtA gene encoding ergothioneine biosynthesis glutamate--cysteine ligase EgtA — MSSADRVLRGAAEAIEHISGICFKTGPPRHLGVELEWTTHHVDDPAVPVPAADLRDALGVHAPAALGNPQPVPLPGGGTVTAEPGGQLEISSAPADALPALHAAVTADHAALAGMLARAGLRLGDRGIDEHREPARILDTPRYAAMERSFDRAGRTMMTGTAGLQVCLDAGEAHQIAGRWAALHDFGPPLLALFANSAVHAGRDTGWASARMAAWYGIDPRRAGPAFRESGSPAEDWARYALDAPLLCVRRDDGRWDAPPGVTFADWITDGTPTVSDLEYHLSTLFPPVRPRGYLEVRYLDTQPGPDWIAPAAVLTALMADDVITAQGREIAAPVAGRWRAAARDGLRDPAVRAAAAGLAELACRHFDRTGLDDVVRKQVSDVVDARLKGNAR, encoded by the coding sequence ATGAGTTCGGCCGATCGAGTGCTGCGGGGAGCCGCGGAAGCGATCGAACACATCTCCGGCATCTGCTTCAAGACCGGCCCGCCACGCCATCTCGGCGTCGAGCTGGAATGGACCACACACCACGTGGATGACCCGGCCGTCCCGGTCCCGGCCGCGGACCTGCGTGACGCGTTGGGGGTGCACGCGCCGGCCGCCCTCGGCAATCCGCAACCGGTGCCGCTGCCCGGCGGCGGCACGGTCACCGCCGAACCCGGCGGTCAGTTGGAGATCTCGTCGGCGCCGGCCGATGCGCTGCCCGCCCTGCACGCGGCGGTCACCGCCGACCACGCCGCCCTGGCCGGGATGCTCGCCCGGGCCGGCCTGCGCCTCGGCGACCGGGGCATCGACGAGCACCGGGAACCCGCCCGGATCCTGGACACGCCGCGGTACGCCGCGATGGAACGCTCCTTCGACCGCGCTGGGCGCACCATGATGACCGGCACCGCGGGACTGCAGGTCTGCCTCGACGCCGGGGAGGCCCACCAGATCGCCGGCCGGTGGGCGGCGCTGCACGACTTCGGGCCGCCGCTGCTGGCGCTGTTCGCGAATTCGGCGGTGCACGCCGGGCGGGACACCGGCTGGGCGTCGGCCCGGATGGCCGCCTGGTACGGCATCGACCCCCGGCGCGCCGGCCCGGCCTTCCGGGAGTCCGGCTCCCCGGCCGAGGACTGGGCCCGGTACGCGCTCGACGCGCCACTGCTCTGCGTGCGGCGCGACGACGGGCGGTGGGACGCGCCGCCCGGGGTGACCTTCGCCGACTGGATCACCGACGGCACACCGACCGTGTCCGATCTGGAGTATCACCTCAGCACCCTGTTCCCGCCGGTGCGCCCGCGCGGCTACCTGGAGGTGCGCTACCTCGACACCCAGCCGGGGCCGGACTGGATCGCCCCGGCCGCGGTGCTGACCGCGCTGATGGCCGACGACGTGATCACCGCTCAGGGCCGGGAGATCGCGGCGCCGGTCGCGGGGCGGTGGCGGGCCGCGGCACGGGACGGGCTGCGGGATCCGGCGGTCCGCGCGGCGGCGGCCGGACTGGCCGAGCTCGCCTGCCGGCACTTCGACCGGACGGGGCTGGATGACGTCGTCCGAAAGCAGGTTTCCGATGTTGTTGACGCGCGCCTGAAGGGGAACGCTCGATGA